The following coding sequences lie in one Oligoflexia bacterium genomic window:
- the flgA gene encoding flagellar basal body P-ring formation chaperone FlgA, translating to MSRLFLTFVVLFLLGERVHASQNQVHVRNEAQIALSNVELGAIADIVTTNIDDDKALRALNLGEGPKAGKVVEWTAAEISKRLRPFNRVLQGVQLKLPDRIIIRRAVDFITRDALRSQIEEMLKLRTLPDPSWEAKLTDIQLQTAGLNIPPDGSVQVVPPLTRPKGAASFEVVISKHGQVIKRHWINAKVAYFAPVAKTLRRIEANSHLSDADVKWQKEDVTFLNEIPAQVADLPTATTRHSLQPGVLVTRSHLARETAVKFGQEIEVVAGGDAFSVSTKGFSQQNGYIGDIVKVKSQNTNKILSGVITARGVVRVNY from the coding sequence TTGTCTAGGTTGTTTTTAACATTTGTAGTTTTGTTTTTACTGGGTGAGCGAGTGCATGCTTCGCAAAACCAAGTTCACGTGCGCAATGAAGCGCAAATTGCATTAAGCAATGTGGAACTTGGCGCCATCGCCGATATTGTGACGACAAACATCGACGATGATAAGGCATTGCGCGCGCTTAACTTAGGTGAAGGCCCAAAAGCTGGAAAAGTTGTGGAATGGACCGCAGCTGAGATCAGTAAACGATTGAGACCATTCAATCGTGTTCTTCAAGGTGTGCAACTTAAGCTTCCGGATAGAATTATTATTCGGCGTGCGGTGGATTTTATCACTCGCGATGCTTTACGTTCACAAATTGAGGAAATGTTAAAGTTACGGACGTTGCCGGATCCTTCGTGGGAAGCTAAATTAACGGATATCCAGTTGCAAACTGCAGGGCTCAACATTCCCCCCGACGGCAGCGTCCAGGTAGTTCCTCCACTCACGCGACCAAAAGGTGCGGCAAGTTTTGAGGTTGTTATTTCAAAGCATGGGCAAGTGATCAAAAGACATTGGATCAATGCCAAGGTGGCGTATTTTGCGCCCGTTGCAAAAACTCTTCGTCGCATTGAAGCTAATAGTCATCTTTCTGATGCCGATGTTAAATGGCAAAAAGAAGATGTTACTTTTTTAAATGAAATACCTGCGCAAGTTGCAGATTTACCCACGGCAACAACACGCCATTCATTACAGCCAGGGGTGCTTGTTACTAGATCGCATTTAGCTCGTGAGACAGCAGTAAAGTTTGGTCAAGAAATAGAAGTTGTAGCTGGTGGTGATGCCTTCTCGGTTTCTACAAAAGGGTTTTCACAACAAAATGGTTATATCGGTGACATCGTCAAGGTGAAGAGCCAAAACACAAATAAAATTTTAAGTGGTGTGATTACAGCTAGGGGTGTGGTGCGTGTTAACTATTAA
- the flgG gene encoding flagellar basal-body rod protein FlgG codes for MLKALNTAATGMQAQQTQLDVTANNMANVSTIGFKKSRAEFEDLLYQTIKEPGAQLSAGTVHPSGVQTGLGVKTGATQKIFDEGSAKITRNPLDIQIEGNGFFPIQMANGQIGYTRDGTFHKDTGGRIVDKNGNPLVPEIVIPPDASGINISDLGEVSVAQAGSTAPQQVGQIQLVNFVNPAGLKSLGKNLYMPTGASGAPLQGNPGENNLGTVAQGQLETSNVNIVDEMVNMIQTQRSYESNSKVIQAADQMLQNSNNLR; via the coding sequence ATGTTAAAAGCACTTAATACCGCGGCTACTGGAATGCAGGCTCAACAAACACAATTAGATGTGACAGCCAACAACATGGCTAACGTCAGTACAATTGGGTTTAAAAAATCACGAGCCGAGTTTGAAGATCTTCTCTATCAAACAATCAAAGAACCGGGGGCTCAACTTTCAGCAGGCACTGTTCACCCTTCAGGTGTGCAAACAGGTCTGGGTGTAAAAACTGGAGCAACTCAAAAAATATTTGATGAAGGCTCGGCAAAAATCACACGTAACCCTCTTGATATTCAAATTGAAGGAAATGGTTTTTTCCCGATTCAAATGGCTAACGGGCAAATTGGGTACACTCGTGATGGAACATTTCACAAAGACACAGGCGGAAGAATTGTTGATAAAAATGGTAATCCATTAGTTCCTGAAATTGTTATACCCCCAGATGCTTCAGGAATAAATATTTCTGATTTAGGGGAAGTCAGTGTCGCACAAGCTGGCAGCACAGCACCCCAACAAGTAGGGCAAATTCAATTGGTGAATTTTGTGAATCCTGCGGGCTTGAAATCATTGGGTAAAAATCTTTATATGCCCACCGGTGCAAGTGGCGCCCCACTTCAGGGTAACCCGGGTGAGAATAATTTGGGTACGGTTGCTCAAGGCCAATTAGAAACATCAAACGTAAATATTGTAGATGAAATGGTTAACATGATTCAAACGCAGAGAAGTTATGAGTCGAACAGTAAAGTAATTCAAGCTGCCGACCAAATGCTGCAAAACTCAAATAATTTGAGGTAA